The following proteins are co-located in the Citrobacter freundii ATCC 8090 = MTCC 1658 = NBRC 12681 genome:
- the yhjD gene encoding inner membrane protein YhjD — MTQEKEIKRPIQELEHAPILKIEPLEQENTETNGKTNQALKTALTFADKIQRQPIIAHLIRAAERFNDRMGNQFGAAITYFSFLSMIPILMVSFAAAGFILASHPTLLQDIFSKILLNVSDPTLASTLKNTINTAVQQRTTVGLVGLGIALYSGINWMGNLREAIRAQSRDVWERTPQDQEKIWVKYLRDFISLIGLLIALIVTLSITSIAGSAQQMIISALYLDGIEWLKPAWRLIGLTISIFANYLLFFWIFWRLPRHRPRKKALIRGTFIAALGFEVIKMIMTYTLPSLVQSPSGAAFGSVLGLMAFFYFFARLTLFCAAWIATAEYKDDPRMPGKTQ, encoded by the coding sequence ATGACGCAGGAAAAAGAGATTAAACGCCCCATTCAGGAACTTGAGCACGCCCCCATCCTAAAAATTGAGCCCCTGGAGCAGGAAAATACAGAAACCAATGGTAAGACCAACCAGGCGCTGAAAACGGCTCTGACCTTCGCCGATAAAATTCAACGTCAGCCCATCATCGCCCATCTTATCCGTGCCGCAGAGCGGTTTAACGATCGTATGGGAAATCAGTTTGGCGCAGCCATTACCTACTTCTCGTTTCTGTCGATGATCCCTATTCTGATGGTGTCGTTTGCCGCCGCGGGTTTTATTCTCGCTTCGCACCCTACACTATTGCAGGATATCTTCAGCAAGATTTTGTTGAACGTCAGCGATCCGACGCTCGCCTCTACGCTGAAAAACACCATTAATACTGCCGTACAGCAACGTACCACTGTAGGTCTGGTAGGGCTTGGCATCGCGCTCTATTCCGGCATTAACTGGATGGGAAACCTGCGCGAAGCAATTCGTGCCCAGTCGCGGGATGTCTGGGAGCGTACCCCACAGGATCAGGAAAAAATTTGGGTCAAATATCTGCGTGATTTTATCTCATTGATTGGCTTACTGATTGCGCTGATTGTTACCCTGTCCATTACCTCCATTGCCGGCTCCGCCCAGCAGATGATTATCTCTGCGTTGTATCTCGACGGTATCGAATGGCTGAAGCCCGCCTGGCGGCTGATCGGTCTGACCATCTCCATTTTCGCCAACTACTTACTGTTCTTCTGGATTTTCTGGCGGCTACCGCGTCACCGACCGCGTAAAAAGGCGCTGATTCGCGGGACATTTATCGCGGCTCTGGGGTTTGAAGTCATCAAAATGATCATGACATATACCCTGCCGTCACTGGTGCAATCGCCGTCAGGCGCGGCGTTTGGTTCCGTGCTTGGATTGATGGCGTTCTTCTACTTCTTCGCTCGTCTGACTCTGTTTTGTGCAGCCTGGATTGCCACGGCGGAATACAAAGACGACCCGCGTATGCCGGGGAAAACGCAGTAG
- a CDS encoding LysR family transcriptional regulator has product MDKIHAMQLFIRVAELESFSRAADTLGLPKGSVSRQIQALENHLGTQLLHRTTRRVQLTQDGMIYYERAKDLLSNLDELDGLFHHDPSSISGKLRVDMPVGVARNLVMPRLPTFLHQYPGLELELSSSDRLVDLVREGFDCVVRVGTLKDSGLIARPLGKLTQINCASPQYLARFGYPESLEDLASHAVVHYSVNLGTRAQGFEVATENGTQWVKTGGMLTVNSTETYHAACLAGLGIIQVPRVGVRDALRAGTLVEVLPQYRAEPMPVSLLYPHRRNLSRRVHLFMEWLTGVMKDYVD; this is encoded by the coding sequence ATGGATAAAATTCACGCAATGCAGTTGTTCATCCGCGTCGCAGAACTGGAGAGCTTTTCGCGTGCGGCAGACACACTTGGTCTTCCTAAAGGTAGCGTATCTCGCCAAATCCAGGCCCTGGAAAATCATCTGGGCACGCAGTTGTTGCACCGCACTACCCGCCGCGTTCAGCTCACACAAGACGGTATGATCTATTACGAACGCGCAAAAGATTTGTTGAGCAATCTGGATGAGCTGGATGGACTATTTCATCACGATCCGTCCAGCATCAGCGGCAAGCTGCGCGTCGATATGCCGGTTGGCGTGGCGAGAAATCTGGTGATGCCCCGCTTACCCACTTTCTTGCATCAGTATCCCGGCCTTGAGCTCGAACTCAGCAGCAGCGACCGCCTGGTGGATTTGGTCCGCGAAGGTTTCGACTGTGTGGTACGCGTAGGCACGCTGAAAGATTCAGGGCTGATTGCGCGCCCACTGGGGAAACTCACGCAGATTAACTGCGCCAGCCCGCAGTACCTCGCCCGCTTTGGTTATCCGGAAAGCCTGGAGGATTTAGCTTCACATGCAGTGGTGCACTACTCGGTCAATTTGGGAACGCGTGCGCAAGGTTTCGAAGTGGCGACAGAAAACGGCACGCAATGGGTTAAAACCGGCGGCATGCTAACGGTAAACAGTACCGAAACCTATCACGCGGCATGCCTTGCCGGTCTGGGCATTATTCAGGTACCGCGCGTTGGCGTGCGTGATGCCCTGCGCGCCGGTACGCTGGTCGAAGTTTTGCCGCAATATCGCGCCGAGCCAATGCCGGTCTCTCTGCTTTATCCGCATCGACGCAACCTCTCTCGCCGGGTACATCTGTTTATGGAATGGCTGACTGGCGTGATGAAAGACTATGTGGACTGA
- a CDS encoding SDR family NAD(P)-dependent oxidoreductase: MTQRIALVTGGSRGLGKNAALKLADRGTDIIFTYNSQQQAALDVVAEIEQKGRKAAAIQLNVSDVAGFESFTHEVQAQLKSMWNREAFDYLVNNAGIGLYGAFADTSEAMFDQLVNIHFKGPFFLTQRLLPLIQNGGRILNVSSGLARFALPGYAAYASMKGAMEVLTRYQAKELGERGISVNIIAPGAIETDFGGGRLRDNKELNAYVASQTALGRAGLPDDIGDAIAALLSDELAWMTAQRIEVSGGMFL, from the coding sequence ATGACGCAACGTATCGCATTAGTGACTGGTGGTAGTCGTGGGCTCGGTAAAAACGCCGCACTTAAGCTGGCTGACAGAGGAACGGACATTATCTTTACCTACAACAGCCAGCAGCAGGCGGCGCTGGATGTGGTTGCTGAAATTGAGCAAAAAGGCAGAAAAGCTGCGGCAATACAACTGAATGTCAGCGATGTGGCTGGCTTTGAGTCCTTTACCCATGAGGTACAAGCGCAGCTGAAGAGCATGTGGAATCGTGAAGCGTTTGATTATTTAGTGAACAATGCCGGAATTGGTCTGTATGGCGCTTTTGCCGATACCTCCGAAGCGATGTTTGATCAATTAGTGAACATTCACTTTAAGGGCCCCTTCTTCCTGACCCAACGTCTGTTGCCGTTGATCCAGAATGGCGGCAGGATCCTGAATGTTTCATCGGGACTGGCGCGTTTTGCACTGCCAGGGTATGCCGCCTATGCCTCAATGAAAGGGGCGATGGAAGTACTGACGCGTTATCAGGCGAAAGAACTGGGAGAGCGGGGTATTTCAGTAAATATCATCGCGCCTGGGGCGATTGAAACCGATTTTGGCGGCGGTCGACTGCGGGATAATAAAGAGCTGAATGCATATGTGGCATCGCAAACGGCGCTGGGACGCGCGGGCTTGCCGGATGATATTGGCGACGCGATTGCCGCGTTGCTCAGTGATGAGCTGGCATGGATGACAGCGCAGCGTATCGAAGTATCGGGCGGAATGTTCCTGTAA
- a CDS encoding winged helix-turn-helix domain-containing protein, whose product MGYRLYGFMIGAEIHFDISNRRLYRLTGSHTEKNIVFASIYFNETMLRLFLYLLINARSQPIPKEELFEKIWEAHNLSPSAQRLWQVLHNLNNKLGLLGLPRDFILNIRGQGYVINYPDVIPVYYKVSELPTHAVKKREKIDNLSE is encoded by the coding sequence ATGGGCTATCGTCTATATGGATTTATGATTGGTGCTGAAATTCATTTTGACATTTCTAATCGCCGACTGTATCGGCTTACTGGTAGCCATACCGAGAAAAACATCGTTTTTGCGTCAATTTACTTTAATGAAACAATGCTCAGGCTTTTCCTGTATTTATTAATAAATGCCAGGAGCCAGCCGATACCGAAAGAAGAATTATTTGAGAAAATCTGGGAAGCGCATAATCTGAGCCCCTCTGCGCAAAGATTATGGCAAGTCCTGCACAATCTTAATAATAAACTTGGCCTGCTGGGGTTACCCAGGGATTTTATCCTTAATATAAGAGGTCAGGGTTATGTCATCAATTATCCTGATGTCATTCCCGTTTATTACAAAGTGAGCGAACTCCCAACTCATGCTGTCAAAAAAAGGGAGAAAATAGATAACCTGAGTGAGTGA
- a CDS encoding EAL domain-containing protein — translation MITTTRQLPILFSDASELLARFLTCAPVKTLNAAIIQRQFQPVYQPIFNSQTGEIAGIEVLARWTHPQYGAIPPDIFIPLAEEHGLIASLTHQLIQQVIADLQSRLPLFPNGLYLNLNLSPENCLDPRFESDVVALMQKLAPVQVQLVIEITERRPLHFTPQLSEWFAALRKSNIAVALDDFGTGYSNLCYLHALEPEFIKIDKLFVSQIGEGGDTRIVDTLIELAQKMGLRMIAEGVETQVQADYLRMKRCDFLQGYYLCRPVPLEDLIGVMQSPATFSVD, via the coding sequence ATGATTACCACAACCAGGCAACTCCCGATATTATTCTCTGACGCCAGCGAATTACTGGCCCGTTTCCTCACCTGTGCACCGGTAAAAACGTTGAATGCAGCCATTATTCAACGGCAGTTCCAACCGGTGTATCAACCCATTTTTAACAGCCAGACGGGTGAAATTGCAGGTATTGAGGTACTCGCCAGGTGGACGCATCCCCAGTATGGCGCTATTCCCCCTGATATATTTATTCCCCTTGCGGAAGAGCATGGTCTTATCGCCTCGCTGACGCATCAACTTATTCAGCAAGTCATTGCCGACCTGCAGTCGCGGCTCCCCCTTTTCCCAAATGGACTTTACCTTAACCTAAATCTGAGCCCCGAAAACTGCCTCGATCCGCGCTTTGAGTCGGACGTCGTGGCGCTCATGCAAAAGCTTGCCCCGGTTCAGGTTCAACTGGTTATCGAAATTACCGAAAGACGCCCTCTGCACTTTACCCCTCAGCTAAGCGAGTGGTTTGCCGCGTTGAGAAAATCCAATATCGCCGTAGCGTTAGATGATTTCGGGACGGGATACTCGAATCTGTGTTACCTCCACGCGCTGGAACCGGAGTTTATTAAGATAGATAAACTGTTTGTCAGCCAGATTGGTGAGGGGGGCGATACCCGCATTGTCGATACGCTTATTGAGCTGGCGCAGAAGATGGGTCTGCGAATGATTGCCGAGGGCGTTGAGACTCAGGTTCAGGCCGATTATCTGCGCATGAAACGCTGTGATTTTTTACAAGGGTATTATTTATGCAGACCCGTTCCACTTGAAGATCTGATCGGAGTGATGCAATCGCCCGCAACCTTTAGTGTCGATTGA
- a CDS encoding response regulator transcription factor gives MQVIMFDRQSIFIHGMNVSLQERIPGVDVQGVSQADDLWQKLEDTPDALIMLDGDQDAEFCRNLLQQIAQRFSTVKVLVTATDCRKKWLQEVTQLNVLAIVPRDSDAETFTLALNSIAMGMVFIPRDCMTTPESSGQNIRSLSARQREILTMLAAGESNKQIGRLLNISTGTVKAHLESLYQRLEVKNRTQAAMMLNDAI, from the coding sequence ATGCAGGTAATAATGTTTGACAGGCAGTCGATATTTATTCATGGAATGAATGTAAGTTTACAAGAGCGTATTCCAGGAGTGGATGTTCAGGGTGTCAGTCAGGCAGATGACCTTTGGCAGAAACTGGAAGACACCCCTGATGCACTGATAATGCTGGATGGCGACCAGGACGCCGAGTTCTGCCGTAACTTGCTACAGCAGATAGCGCAACGCTTTTCGACAGTAAAAGTGCTGGTAACAGCAACGGACTGCCGTAAAAAATGGCTGCAGGAGGTTACGCAATTGAATGTGCTGGCCATTGTTCCACGCGACTCTGACGCGGAAACCTTCACGCTGGCTCTCAATAGCATTGCGATGGGAATGGTATTTATCCCCAGAGATTGTATGACAACCCCCGAGAGCAGCGGGCAAAATATCAGATCGCTTAGTGCGCGTCAGCGAGAGATTCTGACTATGCTTGCCGCCGGAGAATCAAATAAACAAATTGGTCGATTGTTAAATATCAGCACCGGAACGGTCAAAGCCCATCTTGAATCGCTGTATCAGCGCCTCGAGGTAAAAAACCGTACGCAGGCGGCAATGATGTTAAACGACGCTATTTAA
- a CDS encoding glycoside hydrolase family protein: protein MPLHSTYFTPACVAFIKQWQGLSLEKYQDKNGVWVIGYGHEITSDESFPAPVSVTQAETLLLADLEICEEFIHQKMPQIKERFQQEALIAWMLSVGISRFCAAEFCSGVISQPESF, encoded by the coding sequence ATGCCACTCCATTCAACGTATTTCACGCCCGCTTGTGTTGCATTTATTAAACAATGGCAAGGCCTGTCACTGGAAAAGTATCAGGACAAAAATGGTGTCTGGGTGATTGGCTACGGGCACGAAATCACATCCGATGAAAGCTTTCCTGCGCCTGTTTCGGTAACGCAGGCAGAAACACTACTGCTCGCGGATCTGGAAATCTGCGAGGAATTCATACACCAGAAAATGCCGCAAATAAAAGAAAGGTTTCAACAGGAAGCGTTAATTGCGTGGATGCTCAGCGTGGGGATAAGCCGGTTTTGTGCTGCAGAATTCTGCTCGGGGGTTATTTCACAGCCAGAATCGTTCTGA
- a CDS encoding GNAT family N-acetyltransferase yields MPVLQTSRLLCRPLTENDWTFFLTLQKNPDVMRFVADTRTEEEIRIAFNSRLPEWSPGSPHWLCLVLCDKASGAPLGVTGYIHDNNECAEVGFLLAPEAQGKGYGTESLHAVCDFAFTTGGLRRLTACVTAGNEASRRLLEKVGFIHEGTLRESYWLHQTWNDDWIFGLLKHDYQPPAE; encoded by the coding sequence GTGCCTGTATTGCAAACATCACGTCTGCTCTGCCGCCCACTGACAGAAAATGACTGGACGTTCTTCTTAACGCTACAGAAGAATCCAGATGTGATGCGCTTTGTCGCTGACACGCGTACTGAAGAGGAGATACGGATAGCCTTCAACTCCCGCCTGCCTGAATGGTCTCCCGGCAGCCCGCACTGGCTATGTCTGGTCCTGTGCGATAAGGCATCGGGAGCACCGCTTGGAGTGACTGGATATATTCATGATAACAATGAATGTGCCGAGGTCGGTTTTCTGCTCGCCCCTGAAGCGCAGGGGAAAGGTTATGGTACTGAATCTCTGCATGCAGTTTGCGATTTTGCATTTACCACCGGAGGGCTACGCCGGCTTACGGCTTGCGTCACCGCAGGAAACGAAGCCTCACGGCGTCTGTTGGAAAAGGTCGGGTTCATTCACGAAGGCACGCTGCGGGAAAGCTACTGGCTGCATCAAACCTGGAATGATGACTGGATTTTCGGCCTGTTAAAACACGACTATCAGCCACCCGCAGAATAA
- a CDS encoding STY4199 family HEPN domain-containing protein — protein sequence MTNSALQATCTPFEHCLGIIRQASIEILLLLGVHVTEGKDPRWFLEQLDQARLNLGGWGAVARRLQMNDAQLSQFTLRLRHLQQSVPQYENGQDVSENQLISALRFVASLEQLRQQQPILKYQTEITPVEPDAQMRAQRQLRAIELTLKSLIARVWPDQHPLNSFLKQHFGGERLRRWLRLGEGRDALDGMMFSELALMVVDKKLFVRHFTQIFNDTSVLMSFVEPRITLRMFLDDCRLARNCVIAQQPLTSVQLLLLDYQYRQITHPVQRAFEERRTRINPASYLESDESMVRQFWETAKQKDEQAGGDKHEIADSIDPPEKRAKRSAEEREQLISVMLWVAVGVMVLAISLGAFWLFTSPAPQASSGQSVEIVQEEPRRDAPSAREAVTRMGITWDAFNMRAAIDRNDTRVTSLFLQGGMDWKLAWTEQAFSAGNTEVLRLLLRYPSQMDESKPCRQFMTTLSHAMSNGASLTSLHKSYLQSFCSVPAVVARQQYDLEQAELRVRAQPSPENKKWQRIHAELYDAIN from the coding sequence ATGACCAATAGCGCGTTACAAGCGACATGTACACCCTTTGAACATTGTCTGGGGATTATCCGTCAGGCGTCGATAGAAATATTATTGCTGTTAGGCGTACATGTCACAGAAGGCAAAGACCCTCGGTGGTTTCTCGAACAACTGGATCAGGCTCGACTGAATCTGGGCGGCTGGGGGGCTGTCGCCAGACGGTTGCAGATGAATGATGCGCAATTGAGCCAGTTCACTCTGCGGCTACGCCATCTTCAACAGAGTGTACCCCAATATGAAAATGGCCAGGACGTCAGTGAAAACCAGCTGATTTCAGCGCTGCGCTTTGTGGCCTCTCTGGAACAATTACGCCAGCAACAGCCCATCCTGAAGTATCAAACCGAAATTACACCTGTAGAGCCGGATGCTCAGATGCGGGCGCAGCGTCAACTTCGCGCAATAGAATTAACCCTCAAATCCCTGATTGCGCGGGTATGGCCGGATCAACATCCTCTCAACAGCTTTCTGAAACAGCACTTTGGCGGTGAACGTCTGCGTCGCTGGCTAAGGTTAGGCGAAGGACGAGATGCGCTGGACGGTATGATGTTTAGCGAGTTGGCACTGATGGTCGTCGATAAGAAATTATTCGTTCGCCACTTTACGCAGATTTTTAACGATACCTCGGTGCTGATGTCGTTTGTTGAGCCGCGCATCACGCTACGCATGTTTTTGGATGATTGCCGCCTGGCTCGTAACTGTGTTATCGCGCAACAACCGCTAACCTCAGTACAATTGCTGTTGCTGGACTACCAGTACCGACAGATAACTCATCCTGTGCAACGGGCATTTGAAGAACGGCGTACGCGCATTAATCCTGCGTCGTATCTGGAATCTGATGAGTCCATGGTCCGCCAGTTTTGGGAAACGGCAAAGCAAAAAGACGAGCAAGCGGGAGGCGATAAGCATGAAATCGCAGACAGTATTGATCCGCCGGAGAAGCGAGCCAAACGTTCGGCGGAAGAACGTGAACAGCTGATTTCCGTCATGTTGTGGGTAGCAGTCGGCGTGATGGTGCTGGCGATTTCGCTGGGTGCGTTCTGGTTATTCACTTCGCCAGCGCCACAGGCGTCATCCGGACAATCCGTTGAAATTGTGCAGGAGGAACCGCGACGTGACGCCCCCAGCGCGCGGGAGGCGGTGACCCGAATGGGTATCACCTGGGATGCCTTTAACATGCGGGCGGCTATCGATCGCAATGACACCCGCGTGACGTCACTGTTCCTGCAGGGTGGGATGGACTGGAAGCTGGCGTGGACGGAGCAGGCGTTCTCAGCGGGCAATACCGAGGTGTTGAGACTGCTGCTGCGTTACCCTTCGCAGATGGATGAAAGCAAACCATGCCGACAGTTTATGACTACGCTCAGCCATGCAATGTCAAATGGGGCGTCACTCACATCGCTGCATAAAAGTTATCTGCAAAGTTTTTGTTCCGTGCCTGCGGTCGTTGCGCGTCAGCAATATGATCTTGAGCAGGCCGAGCTGCGTGTTCGCGCCCAGCCCAGCCCTGAGAACAAGAAATGGCAGAGAATTCATGCCGAGTTATACGATGCGATTAACTGA
- a CDS encoding alpha,alpha-trehalase, with translation MLNQKLPHAPSEEMTIDIDLLYEMDPCELKLDEMIEAEPEPEMIAGLPASDALTPADRYLELFEHVQSSKLFADSKTFPDCAPKMDPLDILIRYRKVKRHRDFDLRRFVENHFWLPETPSSEYVSDPASSLKEHIDQLWPVLTREPQDHIPWSSLLALPQSYIVPGGRFSETYYWDSYFTMLGLAESGREDLLKCMADNFAWMIENYGHIPNGNRTYYLSRSQPPVFALMVELFEEDGVRGARRYLEHLKMEYAFWMDGADSLVLNQAYRHVIRMSDGSLLNRYWDDRDTPRDESWLEDVETAKHSGRPPNEVYRDLRAGAASGWDYSSRWLRDAGRLASIRTTQFIPIDLNAFLYKLESTIANISALKGDKETEAQFRQKASDRRDAVNRYLWDDENGCYRDYDWRREQMALFSAASIVPLYVGMATHEQADRLANAVRSRLLTPGGILATEHETGEQWDKPNGWAPLQWMAIQGFKLYGDDHLGDEIARNWLKTVNLFYQEHHKLIEKYHIADAAPREGGGGEYPLQDGFGWTNGVVRRLIGLYGEP, from the coding sequence ATGCTCAACCAGAAACTACCCCACGCCCCTTCAGAAGAAATGACGATCGATATCGATCTGCTTTATGAAATGGATCCGTGCGAGTTAAAGCTGGATGAAATGATTGAGGCAGAGCCTGAGCCGGAGATGATTGCAGGGCTGCCCGCCTCAGATGCGTTAACCCCGGCCGATCGTTACCTTGAGCTGTTCGAACACGTCCAGTCGTCGAAACTGTTTGCCGATAGCAAAACCTTCCCCGACTGTGCGCCCAAAATGGACCCACTGGACATTTTGATCCGCTATCGCAAAGTTAAACGCCACCGCGACTTTGATCTGCGACGTTTCGTCGAGAACCATTTCTGGCTACCGGAAACGCCCTCCAGTGAGTATGTGTCCGATCCGGCAAGCTCGCTAAAAGAGCATATCGATCAACTGTGGCCTGTGCTGACGCGCGAGCCGCAGGATCACATTCCCTGGTCCTCGCTGCTGGCGTTACCGCAGTCATATATTGTGCCCGGTGGACGTTTTAGCGAAACCTACTACTGGGATTCCTACTTTACCATGCTGGGTCTGGCAGAGAGCGGCCGCGAAGATCTGCTGAAGTGTATGGCAGATAACTTTGCCTGGATGATTGAAAACTATGGTCACATCCCCAACGGTAACCGTACCTACTACCTGAGCCGTTCGCAGCCACCGGTTTTTGCGCTGATGGTGGAACTGTTTGAAGAAGATGGCGTGCGCGGCGCGCGTCGCTACCTTGAACATCTAAAAATGGAATACGCATTCTGGATGGATGGCGCCGATTCCCTGGTGCTCAACCAGGCCTACCGTCACGTGATCAGAATGTCGGACGGCTCTCTGCTCAACCGCTATTGGGACGATCGTGATACCCCGCGTGATGAATCATGGCTTGAAGACGTTGAGACCGCCAAGCATTCGGGTCGTCCACCCAATGAGGTGTATCGGGATTTGCGCGCGGGCGCGGCCTCGGGCTGGGATTATTCCTCGCGCTGGCTACGCGATGCAGGCCGCCTTGCCAGCATACGCACCACGCAGTTCATCCCGATTGATCTGAACGCCTTCCTCTACAAGCTGGAAAGCACTATCGCCAATATTTCCGCGCTGAAAGGCGACAAAGAAACGGAAGCGCAGTTTCGCCAGAAAGCCAGTGACCGTCGCGATGCGGTAAATCGCTATCTGTGGGACGATGAAAACGGCTGCTATCGCGATTACGACTGGCGGCGCGAACAAATGGCCCTGTTCTCTGCCGCCAGTATTGTGCCGCTGTATGTCGGTATGGCAACACATGAACAAGCCGACCGGCTTGCTAACGCGGTTCGCAGTCGCCTGCTCACGCCCGGTGGGATTTTAGCAACCGAGCATGAAACGGGTGAACAGTGGGATAAACCCAACGGCTGGGCGCCGCTGCAGTGGATGGCGATCCAGGGCTTCAAACTGTACGGTGATGACCACCTCGGGGATGAAATCGCCCGTAACTGGTTGAAAACGGTGAATCTCTTTTATCAGGAGCACCACAAACTGATCGAAAAATACCATATAGCCGACGCAGCGCCGCGCGAAGGCGGCGGCGGGGAATATCCGTTGCAGGACGGCTTTGGCTGGACCAATGGCGTGGTGCGCCGACTCATCGGTTTGTATGGCGAACCCTAG
- a CDS encoding cytochrome-c peroxidase, giving the protein MKIITRLTAIAIAGVVICYFGLSGYVWYHDNQRSKQADVQASTLEENNKVLGFLREKGCDYCHTPSAELPFYSSFPVAKQLMNYDIQLGYKSFNLEAVRAALVADKPVSQSDLNKIEWVMQYDTMPPTRYTALHWAGKVSDTERAEILGWIAKQREQYYASNDTAAQHRNEPVQPIPESIPTDARKVALGFTLYHDPRISGDSTISCAHCHALNAGGVDGRKTSIGVGGAVGPINAPTVFNSVFNVEQFWDGRAPTLQAQAGGPPLNPIEMASKSWDEIIQKLDKDPQLKQEFIAVYPQGFSGDNITDAIAEFEKTLITPNSPFDKWLRGDEAALTAQQKHGYQLFKDNKCATCHGGIILGGRSFEPLGLKKDFNFGEVTAADIGRMNVTNELRDKLRQKVPGLRNVALTAPYFHRGDVPTLDGAVKLMLRYQVGKELPQEDIDDIVAFLESLNGVYTPYMQGK; this is encoded by the coding sequence ATGAAAATCATTACCCGTCTTACCGCGATAGCCATAGCTGGCGTCGTGATTTGTTATTTTGGATTATCCGGTTATGTGTGGTATCACGATAATCAACGTAGTAAACAGGCAGATGTTCAGGCCTCTACGCTGGAAGAAAATAATAAAGTATTAGGTTTTTTACGCGAAAAAGGATGCGATTATTGTCACACGCCTTCAGCTGAATTACCTTTCTATTCTTCTTTTCCTGTCGCTAAGCAGTTGATGAATTACGATATTCAACTGGGATACAAATCATTCAATCTTGAGGCCGTTCGTGCGGCGCTGGTCGCAGATAAACCCGTTTCGCAAAGCGATCTGAATAAAATTGAATGGGTGATGCAGTACGACACCATGCCGCCGACGCGTTATACCGCACTGCACTGGGCTGGCAAGGTAAGCGATACGGAGCGAGCAGAGATCCTGGGCTGGATTGCGAAACAGCGCGAGCAGTATTACGCCAGTAACGATACCGCCGCGCAGCATCGTAACGAGCCTGTGCAGCCGATACCGGAAAGCATTCCGACCGATGCCCGTAAAGTGGCGCTGGGCTTTACGCTTTACCACGACCCGCGTATTTCCGGTGACAGCACGATTTCTTGCGCGCACTGCCATGCCCTGAATGCGGGGGGCGTAGATGGTCGCAAAACGTCAATCGGCGTAGGCGGCGCGGTTGGTCCTATCAACGCGCCGACGGTATTTAACTCTGTCTTCAACGTGGAACAATTCTGGGATGGTCGAGCACCAACATTGCAGGCGCAGGCAGGCGGCCCGCCGTTGAACCCTATCGAGATGGCGTCTAAATCCTGGGATGAAATTATTCAGAAACTGGATAAAGATCCACAACTCAAACAAGAGTTTATCGCGGTTTATCCGCAGGGATTCAGCGGAGATAATATTACCGATGCGATTGCTGAGTTTGAGAAAACGCTAATTACGCCAAATTCGCCGTTTGATAAATGGCTACGCGGCGATGAAGCGGCGTTAACTGCCCAGCAGAAACATGGCTATCAGTTGTTTAAAGATAATAAGTGCGCGACCTGTCATGGCGGTATTATTTTAGGCGGGCGTTCATTTGAGCCATTGGGTTTGAAAAAGGACTTTAATTTCGGCGAGGTCACTGCTGCAGATATTGGCCGCATGAACGTCACTAATGAATTACGTGACAAGCTGCGTCAAAAAGTCCCTGGCTTGCGTAACGTTGCGCTGACCGCGCCTTATTTCCATCGAGGTGATGTGCCTACGCTCGACGGTGCGGTAAAACTGATGCTGCGTTATCAGGTGGGTAAAGAACTGCCGCAGGAAGATATCGACGATATCGTGGCGTTCCTCGAAAGCTTAAACGGCGTGTATACGCCATATATGCAGGGTAAGTAG
- the dinQ gene encoding damage-inducible type I toxin DinQ translates to MIDKAIIVLGALIALLELIRYLLQLLN, encoded by the coding sequence GTGATTGATAAAGCAATCATCGTTCTGGGAGCGTTAATCGCGTTGCTGGAGCTGATCCGCTATCTGCTGCAACTTTTGAACTGA